One Vitis vinifera cultivar Pinot Noir 40024 chromosome 15, ASM3070453v1 genomic window, ACTTCTGTAGTTGGgacattctcattttcattacGAGAAACCTCTTAAGTCACACcatattccatcattggtgTTGATACTTCATTAGAGGTCGACTTTTTAAGCTCAGTTCTCCcactaaaatattcattttccaaaaacacAGCATGTCTAGTTTCAACAATTTTAGTGCCCTAACCATgacaataaaatctaaaaccttTTGATCTTTTAGGATAGCCAATGAAATTACAGCTTATGGTTTTAGAATCCAATTTCTTTATTTGTGGGTTAAAAATTTTAGCTTCACCTACACATCCCCATACATGTAAATAATTCAAAGTCGGTTTCCTACCCACCCATAACTCATAAGGAGTTTTGGGTACAGCCTTACTAGGAACACGATTGAGGATGTGAACAGCAATTTTCAATGCTTCACCCCACAAAAATTCAGGCAAGGTTGAGTTACTCATCATACTTCTCACCATGTCAATTAGAGTACGATTTCGTCgctctgctacaccattttgctcTGGTATTCCAGGCATTGTGTAGTTTGTAATGATACCATGCTCTCTTAAAAATAAGGCAAAAGCACTAAGATGTTGACCTGATTCGGTGAACCTGCCATaatattcaccacctctatcagATCTTACACTTTTAATTCGCCTATTGAGTTGATTTTCAACCTCAGCTTTATAAATCTTAAAAACATCTAATGCTTCAGATTTTTCACGAATAAGATACACATAAGAATACCTTgaaaagtcatcaataaaactaataaagtaCTTATGTCCATTGATAGTTGGAATTGAATAAGGTCCCCAAATGTCAGAATGAATACATTCTAACAATTCAGTAGCCCTTAAGGCACCATTTTTCTTAACCTTAGTGTATTTTCCCTTTATGCATTCAACACAACTAGtaaaatcaaaaaaattaagtgaaGTCTAGATTTCATCTTTAATAAGATGTTCCATCCTTTCTCTTGAAATGTGACCTAATCACTTATGCCACAATATGGATGAATTTTCATTCACTCGATTGCGttttttagagaattcataCACATGATAAGATAAAAGAGACTATGAATATTTGCAATCTAAATTCAAAGAATAAACATTACCACGTAAAGTGCCAGAGCCAACGAAACAAGAATTATAGAACAAGGAAACTCCTttatttccaaactttaattcatAACCATAAGAATCAAGTCTTGGAACTGAAATTAGGTTTCTAGTAAAAACAAGAACATAAACTGTATCTACTAAATCCATAATGAAACCAGTATCCAAAATTAAACGAAGAGTGTCAATAGCCTTAATTTCCACTTTTGTTCCATTTCCCAAAGTAATGGTTCGCTCTCCTTTACTTAGTCTCTTGCTTATAAGGTATCCTTGCAATGAATTCGTTATGTGAATGCTTGTACCAGTGTCAATCCACCAAGAGTTTTCTGGTATATCAACTAAATAAGATTGATAAGACACTAAGCATTGAGTTTTACCTTTCTTTTCCAACCAGGCCTTAAAACCATAACAATCTCTTCTTTTGTGACCTTTCTTATGGCAAAAATGACAttgtatcttattttcatcCTTTTGCCCATTGTGAGATACATCATTACCTTGCTTCTTTTTATTACCTTTACCTTTCTTaaaggattttttatttggacCAATAGTGAGGTGAGCCACATCGAGTTTTTCCACTTTAAGCCTCTCTTcttcttgaacacacatggCAATTAGTTCACTCATTTTCCGCTTATCCTTCTgagtattataattaattttgaaatgaccAAATTGTGAAGGAAGGGAAGTCATTATGAAGTGAACAAGAAAACCTTTAGAAATTGCCATGTCCATTCCTTTCAATTGAGAAGCCATGTCACTCATCTTCATGATGTGCTCACATACACCACtatgaccatcatatttcattgttatcattttgATCATAAGAGTACTTGCTAAGGACTTGGAAGTTCCTAAGAATTGTTCTTCAACTGATTTAATATAGCTCATTGCATTATCTGAATTCGGGATTGCTCCACGAATTGTAGGAGTGATTGAACCTTtcataatcattagactcatgcgattAGAGCGCTCCCACTTTTCATATAAAGCCTTTTGTTCATTAGTACTTTCGGAAGTAGGCTTTGTGGGTGTAGGCTCTCTTAAGGCATAGTCTAAATCCATGCAACCAAGAACAATTCCAATttgttccttccattttttaaaatttgccccACTTAATTATTCAATACCAGACAAATAGCCTGTAATAGCAGTAGGATTCATTGctgcaaaataaaatttaattcaaaaggaaaattattttatatcatgaCAATATTTAACACCACACTTTACAATAATCTAActacaacaaaaattaagttaGATATCACATTAATTATAAACATAAGAGATCATATCATAGTTCTTTTGTTGGACCGAACTACAATCACATAATCCAAAAGTATATTATTATAATCCCTCCGTTGGGTTGGATTATAATAATTCATAAATCATATAGATgtgacataattattaaaataaaagtattgaaACATAAAGAAGTTTAATACCGTTGGGTAAAAACTTCATcaaccttttattattaaactctAATCATATAATCAAACATGGTGATGATCCTCCGTTGGGTTAATCAACACTTGTTTCATAAGTTaaacaacacacacacacacacacacacatatatatatatataatcatcttcaaacaaacaagtaaataaacatGCATACTAGAAAAACTATTTCTTGAGATTTCCATAATCACACATTTAAATTACTAATCATATTTTTTGCAACTTTCATAAAATCATGCAAATATGATTGAAATCATGAAACATTGAAAATGTATGTTACTACATCATTCATATGCAtcacatcatatatattttagttgtccATAAGATCAAACAATAATCAAAAAcggaaaaatatgttttatgatccaaaattggttggctctgataccaattgttaaccaaactttcataaactttatgtgaaaataattatttttgaaaacaattttggatacataaaacaaaataatttataagtgctaaaataatgatcatattatTACATTGATCCATAAAGTGAGATTGAGTCACCTTGTGAATTGTATTGTCAAAgtcttcaactcactactctcatatagtggatgagtcacttgtgtggtgtatgttgttaaaaataaacaacaagaaagaaaagacataagaatgagagtgtggcttgggacctcaatttataataagttatacaTCTCTTAGTCTTTCCATCAAAGACTATATGggagttatactcattatttacacccattatgtacaaattaatgggtaatggtgggttatgaacttgaatgcatctatgtaattgcataggttatacttttccatttttctccattactcataaacataatgtacaaattaatttcataatgatggggttacaaaagttgtaacaccacattcatatgagttaaattttctaactccccATTTGTAATTTGAGTTTTCCATACATAAAACTCTTGGGtgcccaatcaattgattcgcctacctatcaattgatacccttaaataatattcatataaatataattatatattgcCACACATTATAGAAAAAAAGCTAACATTACTCACTTCAAATGGCCTCATTTGGGCTTACCAACGAAAGATCATCGCTCCCGAGTTCTACCTTGACAAGGTTAAGGTAAATCTTCTCCTAAAGATTGTTATTAGTACATTTCATCAATTATGCATGTTTAGCTCTCATACTTGTTCACCCAACTCAATTTTGAAGGGCATGGTGAGCCTAATGGTGGATTCTACAACCTCCATGCTAAGCTCTTGGGAAAGCCTAATTGATGGGAGAGGAGTTGCGGATATTCGGGTTGATGATGATTTAAGAAGCTTGTCTGCAGATATAATCTCAAGAGCTTGTTTTGGAAGCAATTATTCCAAAGGAcgacaaatattttcaaagattaGAACTCTTCAAGTGATCTTGTCCAAGGGAGGTTTACACATCGGCCTTCCTGGCTTAATGTACACCTACTATAAGCTTCATTACCAGGTTGTTATCTTCTAAATTAGTGATCATTTTCTGGTATCAATGTTTGGAAATGTACTAGTTACATACCAACCAAAAGCAACAGAGAGATATGGAGACTGGAGAAGGAGATCGATTCCATGATATTGAAGGTAGTGAAAGAACGCATTGAGACCACACAAGAGAAGGATCTTCTGCAGATGATTCTTGATGCTGCTAAAACTTATGGGGATGAAGATAAATTATCGACAAACGTGGCTGCAGACAGGTTCATAATAGATAACTGCAAGACAATATACTTTGCGGGCCATGAGACCACTGCCACAGCTGCTTCAATGGCCTTGGTGCTGTTGGCTGCATATCTGGACTGGCAAGCTCGCGCTCGTGCTGAGGTGCTTGAAACTTGCAGTGATGGAGTTCCAGATGCTGATATGCTTCGCAGAATGAAAATGGTATGTGACTCAGACACCCGAATACTATTCATTGTCAAGGATGCAAAAGCCTATTATAATACTGTGTTCATGGCAGTTAACCATGGTGGTTCAAGAGACGTTGCGCCTTTATCCACCAGGTACATTTGTGGTAAGAGAAGCTCTACAAGATATGAAGATTAGAGACCTTGTAATTCCCAGAGGTGTAAGCTTTTGGGTCCCAATACCGGTGCTGCATCAGGATCCAGAGCTATGGGGGCCTGACGCACATCAGTTCAATCCCGAGAGGTTCAGCCATGGAACGGCTGGAGCTTGCAAGAACCCGCAGGCTTACATGCCATTCGGAGTAGGGCCTCGTGTCTGTGTTGGCCAGCACTTGGCCATGATAGAACTGAAGCTGATTTCTGAATGGATTCTTCAAATTGCATCTTTTTCATAAGTTTGAATCCGTCCTCTCGGTCCAAACCAATGCCTATAAGTTGCTGTAATCTTGTTGGGATTGCATTGTGAGAAACTGAAAGCTCTTTTTGAGCTCAATAAGAATTTCTCCAtctgtttaaatattttaatttattaatatggaAGTTTGAAAAGGCTGCATGTAATGGAAGCCCATTTTTTgctcatcttttattttattgtctACCAAACTTTAGattctttcaatattttaatcTAGGCAATGCACAAAATATTCCTGCAACCCTAGCAGAAATAGAAACTCAAATCTCACCTCATGGCTTGAAGAGAATGATTCATGGAGGTGATTTTACAAGTGCCAAGTGGCTTATTAAAAGTTTCTCCTGGTTACAAGAAAGATCCCACCTTCTGtaaaatctaaattttgacTTCAGAGGCTACAAGAGAAGAATCAGCTATCAAGGAGTCCATATGAGAAGGATTCACAGTCTCTTCAACCTTGATTCATGAGAAGATAGATCGATTCCTGTTGCGTTCCAACCGAGCTTCCCTCtgtaaaaacaaagaaaaggaacACATAAGAACACACAAAATAGACCTATACAAAAGTAGTAGGTTATGACACCCACCATTTATTCATTAGGTGGAGAAGTTCCTCAATAGTTCTACCTAGTGAAACTATATGCCACAACCGATCATCCTCAGACTATCCAAGGAATGTTAATCACATTAAATAGTCCTTCCAGAACCAacaatcaataattttatatgcTTTCATCTCATAAATGCtggaaaaaaaaaggctaaattgattttttggaAATTCCCAGATCTAAACCCCCTAAAAACTTTGGTTCATTACTAACAAAATGAACTGAAAACCCCCTACACGGTTACAAAGTTATCAACATATGTGCACTGCAATATCTGGTGCAATACCATATGCAATATCAAAAATGGGTTTTGAGGGCAAAGGGCATGATGGAAAATGAAATGCCTCGCGTCTTCCCCACATCCTGCACTTACAAATGGGAAACCTTATGCTTTTTCAAAACTACCAAGGTATCCAGCAGAGACTCCCCTTTCAATTCCTTTCTgttatgatataaaaaaagagATGAAATCCATTATTGAATGATTGGAGATGCtgcacttcatccatccttCTATACTACAGCTATGCTTGAGCCAGGGTTTTTTCGCTACATGGCCAACAATGAAAACGTAAACCACCACTCCAACTATGGTGTGTATAGTGATGGTTTAAGGATTAGTGAGAGCCACTGATTTGTGCAAAACCTGCAAATGCATTTTGAGCTTCTCAGTGGTTGTGCACCCTCACCTTTCAACAatcaacaaaagaaagaaaaaacataagcAAAAGTCACTATCTGAAACTACTTGCAGTAAATTTATGATAAGCTTGGGGCCCATGAATCACAAATGCctaaaatgaagtaaaaataaTCCTGCTCATCCGAGGTGGATTCATAGAATCTTGAGATTAGCTTTACAATCTACAGTAACAAGATCAAGATAAAGTCATGGATATGCTTGGAATCACTAATTGATTTGAACTTTCATGATTATTAGATTcattttggtaatcaattaaggATGGAAGAGAAAATGTTTACTTGCATgtggaaaataaatttggaatgtAAGATAATGAAGTATTCTATCCTGTTCATTCAAAATGCAAACTAAAGGATGATTTCTAACTTCAGGCTTCAAGAGAACTGTCGTAAAAAGTCCACATCAGAAATTTCAGTGAGTTGTAGTGTTGAATTTTTAATTCCTTgcataagaaattattttttaatgggtTTATTTGCTGATATTGTTTTATCCTTTAATCAGGCCTACCAAAAATTTTCTTAGTTCTTGCAAATTAAGGTAACAAGAAAATGGaacaaacaaaattcaaatttattagtTAAAAAGAAATGTTTGGGTACTAGAAGTGGGTGGAAGACATCTTAGGCCTGCCTCCATGGGAAACTGCTCAAGGAATTTAAGATTCATGACATCAACTTTGCTTCCTTATTCATCTATAGCTATTATGCCCCAGTTGTCAGGACTTTATGTGAAAGTTGGTATCCTGCTACCATACTCTCCACACTTATGTAGGAGAGGTCTCCACTCCCTTTGGGATTCATACTACAACAGACTATTCTTTGGCGCTGAGAACTACTTCATTGAAGAACAATCTCTCATTTGGCAATAGATTCCTTACACGCCCAGTGGGACTTCTCAACCTCTCCTCTCCTTTGCCAATCCAAAACTGCAATCAGATTGATGACTTCCAAAAGTCTCAGCTATGAATGTCAATAAGGGCGATGGAAAGGTCATCATGGCTTCATTGGTGCACTGCATCTCTAAGGACCCATGACCTTTAGCAAATCAAAAGCAACCATTATGCCTTCAGCTCGATGCACAGACATGCACTCTTACTTGGCGAAGAAGGTGCAAGTGCACAGAAAACACCAACAAATCTCACCAAATAGCCTCACTGGGGTGAAAGGATCAAAATCCTCTATCCAAGGAGAGGTGTTCAATGACCCCAAAGAACTCCATGGATAAGTCCCTCTTCCCTACATCTAGCGCTAACTCGAACACAATTTTACTTGTTAAATCACCAACTCAAAGTCAAGAAGACTAGCCAAAATGCTCTGACTCCATTTCATCCTACTCAGTGACAATTCCAATTGTGATAACCAACACCACTTTGATCGACTAATAATGGGTAGACATGGTCCACACCATTGCTAAACTCATCAAGATCATTGAGGAGATGGATATACAAATACCTGCCCACATGAACAAAATTGAGGCACAAAATGTAGTGGAGTCAAGTCAAGGGTTGGCACACCCTCAAGGCTTCACACTTCAGAGTGATACTCCACAAGCATCAATGTCAATGCAAGTCAAAAGGCAAACTACTAAACCTACTTTGGTGGCAACATTATGCTCAACTGCTACAAGACATGATAACCAACACTAGTAGGGCTCAGTACCATAGACCATTACAGAGTTTACTCTTGTACTCTTAAGCCCTGTACAAAGAGGATTGATAGCTTTCACATGCCTACATGTTATCAGCCTCCCAAATTCTAGTAGTTTGATGGGCTCAGTACCATAAACCATCACAGAGTTTACTCTAGTACTCTAAGCCCTATACAAAAAGGATTGATAGCTTATGCATGCCTACAAGTTATCAGCCTTCCAAATTCCAGTAGTTTGATGGGAAGGGGAACCCAAACAACATGTTGCCCACTTCATTGAAACACGCAATAACACTGGTACAGAGAAGGACTTTCTGGTCTTCTTGTCAAGCAGTTCGTCCACTCACTCCAAAGAAATGTTTTCAATTGGTATCTAAATCTTCAGCTTGAAGTATTGACAGTTGTGAAAGTTCTTAAACCACTCCTCCAATACCCAGTGAATTGTGAGCATGATGGAGCTCACTAACTTATCAAATGTTACGTATTCAAACGGTAATAATGacttcaaaaaaataatgaagtaaCACCTAGAAGAGAGATCTCTTGCAACATCAAAAGAACATAGTAGCACCAAGAACTAGGGAACTTCTTACAACACACAAAAAGAATGCAGCAATAAGAAACTCCTCATGAATTGTGTAGATGATGCTTCTTCAAGTTGCAACCCTATCTATGATAAATTAAGGGGAAATCAAGAGAGGAGAATCTtaaaagtaggaaaaaattttggttgagataaaaattttccttagcatccaacaaagaaaaaggaagagatcCAAATATTCTCTCTCCTAAGGAAGGGAAgggttgaaaataaaaaataaaaaaacttctcATTGACATGAGAAAATttccttaaaaaagaaaaaaaaaatctatgaagaaaagaaagaagatattaaaaaatcaaaaataaaatattctctttGACAAAGAAAATAGGGATAGGGTTCAAAGAAGCAAGCAAGAGGAGTTGAAGCTCCACCTTATTTTCATGAGAATAGATACACGTGTTGCACCTTGAAGTGGGAGCATTTGTCAACACCAAAAATTTAGTAGCCTAACACTAGACATGTGGCACTAAACTCATCAAGTCTCATACGTCATCCAAGTGCCATGTGACAAAATTTTGTAGGACTAAAAAATTAAGTTCtgtaaaaaagtttttaaaaaataaaatcaaatatttcaagataTCAAATGAATCCTACTGAAcgatcaattttcctaaaagcttaagttcATAGGATTTGGACCCACAACAtatatcatgcactctaacACCCTCTCTCATGTGCAGCCCCATACGTGCACGTGGAGAGACACAAAAGCCCATAGGCAAACAACCAAAATCAACCTTTTTTAGGCTTTCTTAATAAATTGGGGATATAAATAGATAGTGAGGTCTGAACACATGACCTCCCACCAAATGAGGTCCCTATACcatgttgaacaaccaattgCACTCTACCAAATCCCAATTGCACCTATAAGTGAGGATGTCCTATTTCAATACAAGGaccttaaaaataaagcaaggAAACCCTAAGAGACTAATCAAGAATCTTCACATGCCTTCAAACTCCATTTAACAAGTTAGTGGGAGAATAACAATCACAAGGTTACTTGAGAACAAGTCATCCTAGACCCTCAATCACACCTCCATCTAAGGACATTCTTCTCTTCTTCAATTGAAATCAAGGTCATCAAATTAGAGGATATCCTTTTGTAGAGGATTAGTCACAAAGGATACACatgtactttttaaaaaaaatgaatatatttgaatttgttcATTCCATTTCCTTATTCTCTTAATTTACTGAAACTGAGAAATTTGTGAGCACAAAATTCTAAGCTCGATGCAAAAATATGATCACATTTATTATTCAATGTAAATTTTAAGTTTTCGCTCATTCCTTATGAACTCATGGTGTTCTTCCGTTAAAGATGAGCAACATAGTGATCAACCCTAAAGCATAGAATGAGAACATGAAATTGTTAATTGAACAATGAATTTAAGATTGTTGAATGGAGACCTAgtcataaaatgacataaaatcTTAATAACAatcaaaaccttaaaaaaataatttgagagaGGAAGACTAAAACcgctagaatttttttttacaaaattacataacataaaaaaactTGTGCAATATATTTGAATGTGtaatacaacaaaaaataaaattcatttcatgGTGCAAATATTCCAAGATAACTTGTTTCATAACAAAGGGGCCAAAGGACCCTTTTGTTTGGTAGtgcttttagaaaacacttatagcataaaaagtgtttttcaagaaaaataagatgGTTGGTGAGATTTAAATAacgcttttaaaattttggaaaatcacTTACATTCTTCCTAGAGATGTACTTGATAGGTGATTTAGCAAAAATGCTTCTAGAgaaaacatttaaattaaaaatacttcaaatagaAACACTCTCAACCACACTCATAGTTTCTCATATTAATTGGATAAAAAGACAAACATAACAAACCACAAGAGGAATAATGAGCATTGACAATATGAAAGAAGATCCGATACCTCCTTTTTCTTGCATTCCTTGTAAACATCGAATTGTTCCTGACATTTGCTCTTATCTGAGTTTGATTCTAGACCTGCCAAGTTTGGATTAGGAAGTATTGTCAACCGAAAGTATAAAGCAAAATGGAAGCAATAAACTAAGAAGCACAGCTCCAAAAGTAATAAATGTGGCAAACTTTATCACCCTTTCAGAACTAATCTATTAATTAGGAAGAGCCATAAATTTAGCTTAAGCTTGGTTGTAGATCAAGTCAAGAAGCTTGTCATCTTGATGATTGAGCACTTGGCAGGCAGGAGTTGGATTGACCCAAAGATGGGATTCGCGCATACAAGTGAATGGAGTCAATAACTTTAGAATAATCACAATGTATGAGAAATATCATTGATTATCAAATATCTACTAGAATTTTTTACCTTGAATCCATATGAAATAACACTAGCCTTCAAACTTATCACAAACTACAAGAACATATCAGCTAAGACAAGCAAACATCCATGTCCAGTTTCATCATACTCAACACCTGAACATAGTGCAa contains:
- the LOC100244485 gene encoding cytochrome P450 714C2-like; its protein translation is MRLVAGPIYMYYPGHMPVLLITDVEMVKEIGLCTSLNLGKPSYLSKDKKALLGQEKKLTLLTSNGLIWAYQRKIIAPEFYLDKVKVNLLLKIVISTFHQLCMFSSHTCSPNSILKGMVSLMVDSTTSMLSSWESLIDGRGVADIRVDDDLRSLSADIISRACFGSNYSKGRQIFSKIRTLQVILSKGGLHIGLPGLIYIPTKSNREIWRLEKEIDSMILKVVKERIETTQEKDLLQMILDAAKTYGDEDKLSTNVAADRFIIDNCKTIYFAGHETTATAASMALVLLAAYLDWQARARAEVLETCSDGVPDADMLRRMKMLTMVVQETLRLYPPGTFVVREALQDMKIRDLVIPRGVSFWVPIPVLHQDPELWGPDAHQFNPERFSHGTAGACKNPQAYMPFGVGPRVCVGQHLAMIELKLISEWILQIASFS